In Aquificaceae bacterium, the following proteins share a genomic window:
- a CDS encoding class I SAM-dependent rRNA methyltransferase, which translates to MIQVRVKPGVEEKIRGFFPWVYRPEIIGYSKPPQKGDLVVVRDFGGKFLGYGYINPSANISIRILSFDKEEPINQELIRKRLQQALEYRRRLNINSNAYRLVHSEGDLLPGLVVDVYGEYVVVEFTTYGMNKLRDWVIPALIDLLKPKGIYEKTDEYVASAEGFREKGGVIYGEVPEEVIIWEHDLEFIVNIPQGQKTGFFLDQRWARRLIRSFVRPGDECLDVFCHTGGFALSMKKAGAGKVIAVDISELALEIAKKNAELNKIEGIEWIEANAFDLLRQFHKEGRKFDLVVIDPPSFAKNRASVPNALRGYKELLVRGLHLTKPGGYLAIYSCSFHITREHLLEVLASAGKDTRRQVRIVAESFQDLDHPWVLQMPNTLYLKGIYAEVL; encoded by the coding sequence ATGATACAGGTTAGGGTAAAGCCAGGTGTAGAGGAAAAGATAAGAGGCTTTTTCCCTTGGGTATATAGACCAGAGATTATAGGATACTCTAAACCACCTCAAAAGGGAGACCTTGTGGTAGTAAGGGACTTTGGAGGTAAGTTTCTTGGCTATGGCTATATAAACCCTTCCGCCAACATAAGCATAAGGATACTGTCCTTTGACAAGGAAGAGCCAATCAATCAGGAGCTCATAAGAAAAAGGCTACAGCAAGCCCTTGAGTATAGAAGGAGGTTAAACATAAACAGCAACGCCTACAGGCTTGTCCACTCGGAGGGAGACCTCTTGCCCGGTCTTGTGGTGGACGTATATGGCGAATATGTGGTGGTGGAGTTTACCACCTACGGGATGAATAAGCTAAGAGACTGGGTAATTCCTGCACTTATTGACCTTTTGAAACCTAAGGGTATTTACGAAAAAACTGACGAGTATGTAGCCTCTGCGGAAGGCTTTAGAGAAAAGGGAGGTGTTATATACGGAGAAGTGCCAGAGGAGGTCATAATTTGGGAACATGACCTTGAGTTTATAGTCAACATCCCTCAGGGACAAAAAACCGGCTTTTTCCTTGACCAAAGGTGGGCAAGAAGGCTCATAAGGAGCTTTGTTCGTCCGGGGGATGAGTGTCTTGATGTTTTTTGCCATACGGGAGGCTTTGCCCTTAGTATGAAAAAGGCGGGTGCAGGGAAGGTTATAGCGGTGGATATCTCTGAGCTTGCCCTTGAAATTGCAAAGAAAAACGCAGAGCTAAACAAAATTGAAGGCATAGAGTGGATAGAGGCAAACGCCTTTGACTTGCTTAGGCAGTTTCATAAGGAAGGAAGAAAATTTGACCTTGTGGTAATAGACCCACCTTCCTTTGCAAAGAATAGAGCGTCCGTTCCAAACGCCCTGCGAGGTTATAAGGAGCTTTTAGTGAGAGGCTTGCACCTTACAAAACCCGGTGGCTACTTAGCCATATACTCCTGTTCCTTTCATATAACAAGGGAGCATCTTTTAGAAGTGCTCGCATCCGCAGGCAAAGATACAAGAAGGCAGGTTCGTATTGTGGCAGAGAGCTTTCAAGACCTTGACCATCCATGGGTCTTGCAGATGCCTAATACCCTATATCTAAAGGGAATATATGCGGAGGTGTTATGA